GAAAACACATTCGCCCAGAAGGAAAAGCCGTACTGAATAGGCAGCGTATGCGGGAAATACCAGCGTTCAGCGACAGCCCAAAGAAGCAGATTGGCCAACGGTCCGAAGATGGCGAAGGCCAGCAGGCCAAGCACGATGCCGCGTGGTATCCAACGCCAGTCAAATGCAGTGCTCATCAGCCGTGCTCCTTCATGGTTTGTCTAAGATAAATCCACGCGACCAGACTGGTCATCAGGAGCGAGATAGTGCCGAGCGCATTGGCAACGCCATAATCGCCATAGGCATTGATGCGGAAAGCCATATTGGCGGTGATCATCGTTGGAGATTGGGCATTGATCATAAGCGGAACGGAAAGCACCGACATCATGGTGACGAAACTGAGGATCAAGCCCACCAGCAGTGTCGGGCGCACTTGGGGCAGCACGATTTCGATCAGAATGCGCAGGCGTCCTGCGCCAAGATTACGTGCCGATTCAATGGTGCTGCGATCAATCGATGCCATTGCGCCAGCCAGTAGCAAAGTGACAAATGGCGTCTGCTTCCAGACAAATGCGATCACGATGCCGCGCCAGTCGAGAAAGCTCATGGCTTGGAGTGGTGTCAGAACACCGCTTTCGATCAGCAGGCTATTCATCAGACCATTTTTGGCGAGAAATGTGCGCAATATCTGGCCGACGACGATGAAGGGAATGAACAGTGGCCAACGATAAAGCCAGCGCAGAACGGTTACGGCGCGCTGATTGGATCCAAGGGTCAAATATCCGCCAATAGCAATCGCAAAAAGCGCGATCAGCGCTGAGGAGAGGGTGACAATCACAACGGTAAACAGCATATCGCTTGAATAAAGCTCAAATGCCTTTGTGAAGTTGCCGAA
The genomic region above belongs to Ochrobactrum quorumnocens and contains:
- a CDS encoding ABC transporter permease — translated: MSQRMTGFLLVAPALAIVLFLFIVPLFGSISGAFHVGENWGFGNFTKAFELYSSDMLFTVVIVTLSSALIALFAIAIGGYLTLGSNQRAVTVLRWLYRWPLFIPFIVVGQILRTFLAKNGLMNSLLIESGVLTPLQAMSFLDWRGIVIAFVWKQTPFVTLLLAGAMASIDRSTIESARNLGAGRLRILIEIVLPQVRPTLLVGLILSFVTMMSVLSVPLMINAQSPTMITANMAFRINAYGDYGVANALGTISLLMTSLVAWIYLRQTMKEHG